A window of Rufibacter sp. LB8 contains these coding sequences:
- a CDS encoding M20/M25/M40 family metallo-hydrolase, translating into MNLKKVSVALGLACLPFTGAMAQKAVKNIQQKDVTRIVKTLAADDMQGRRTFTPGIEKAQDFIAAEFKAIGLQPLAGDTDFKQEFKMYQLTPDKVDVEVNGDKVKPENLFYSTVHRKIEWEDKAPQPIFIGENDDFRQGINKARQQTKDALVVVHPKHQAMFSRYANFFKQSSPVAELGKGPTIIYVMTELTQITSLDVEIKNDAKELNLANVAGMIPGKRANEFVVFSGHHDHIGIQKALDGDSIANGADDDASGTTAVITLARHFKKQPKPERTLLFVTFTAEEIGGFGSQHFSKQLDPDQIVAMFNIEMIGKGSKFGPNTAYITGFEKSDFGTLLQAAVKGTAYSFHPDPYPKENLFYRSDNATLARLGVPAHTISSVQIDQDKLYHSVNDEVESLDMAHMTNMIKAIALGAGDFVKGKKTPKRVDKTQVQ; encoded by the coding sequence ATGAATCTAAAAAAAGTATCTGTTGCGCTGGGGCTGGCCTGCTTGCCCTTTACCGGCGCCATGGCCCAGAAAGCGGTCAAAAACATTCAGCAGAAAGACGTCACGCGCATTGTCAAGACCCTGGCCGCTGATGACATGCAGGGCCGCAGAACGTTTACGCCCGGCATTGAGAAAGCCCAGGATTTCATTGCCGCTGAGTTCAAGGCCATCGGGTTGCAGCCTTTGGCCGGCGACACCGATTTCAAGCAGGAATTCAAGATGTACCAACTCACCCCAGACAAAGTAGACGTGGAAGTGAACGGCGACAAGGTGAAACCTGAAAACCTGTTCTACAGCACCGTGCACCGCAAGATTGAGTGGGAAGACAAGGCGCCGCAACCTATTTTCATTGGCGAGAATGATGATTTCAGACAAGGCATCAACAAAGCCCGCCAGCAGACCAAAGACGCGCTGGTGGTGGTGCACCCCAAGCACCAGGCCATGTTCAGCCGCTACGCCAACTTCTTTAAGCAGTCTAGCCCGGTGGCTGAGTTGGGCAAAGGCCCCACCATTATCTATGTCATGACCGAGCTAACCCAGATCACGTCTCTGGATGTGGAGATTAAGAACGATGCCAAAGAATTGAATCTGGCCAACGTGGCGGGCATGATTCCGGGCAAGCGCGCCAACGAGTTTGTGGTGTTCTCGGGTCACCATGACCACATTGGCATTCAGAAAGCCCTGGACGGCGACTCCATAGCCAACGGCGCCGATGACGACGCTTCCGGCACCACGGCCGTGATCACGCTCGCGCGCCATTTCAAGAAACAACCCAAGCCAGAGCGCACGCTGCTGTTTGTGACGTTCACCGCAGAGGAAATTGGCGGTTTCGGCTCACAGCATTTCTCCAAGCAGCTAGACCCAGACCAGATTGTGGCCATGTTCAACATTGAGATGATCGGCAAAGGCTCCAAGTTCGGGCCTAACACGGCGTACATCACGGGCTTTGAGAAATCAGACTTCGGTACGCTGTTGCAGGCCGCCGTGAAAGGCACCGCTTACAGTTTCCACCCAGACCCGTATCCCAAAGAAAACCTGTTCTACCGCTCAGATAACGCTACGCTGGCCCGCCTGGGCGTTCCGGCGCACACCATCTCATCGGTACAGATTGACCAAGACAAACTCTACCACAGCGTGAACGATGAGGTGGAAAGCCTGGACATGGCCCACATGACCAACATGATCAAAGCCATTGCCTTAGGCGCTGGTGATTTTGTAAAAGGCAAGAAAACGCCTAAACGCGTAGACAAAACCCAGGTGCAGTAG
- a CDS encoding DEAD/DEAH box helicase yields MEPLLQALQEEGYTTPTPIQEQAIPHLLNGDDLLGCAQTGTGKTAAFSLPLIQRLHEAGPAHPAKAIRALILTPTRELALQIGDSINSYGRHTKIKHTVVFGGVGQTSQVEQIRRGVDIVVATPGRLLDLMNQGLLSLKHIETFILDEADRMLDMGFIHDVRKVIAQIPANRQTLLFSATMPQEIQKLSASILRDPIYVEVTPVSSTAEKIGQKVFFVEKTHKRALLKHLLQGEEIKRALVFSRTKHGADRIAKELSKVGIAAQSIHGDKAQSSRVKALNQFKNHELKALVATDIAARGIDVDDLTHVINVDLPNEPETYVHRIGRTGRAGADGLALSFCDDTELPYLRDIEKLTKQNIPVEEEQPYHADYQKLPIGGGKATDKARSAANKGGGGGGPRTGQGGGGRRPEQRQGQPAGGGNRNSSSRGRGTR; encoded by the coding sequence ATGGAACCTCTGCTGCAGGCCTTGCAGGAAGAGGGATACACCACCCCCACCCCTATTCAGGAACAAGCCATCCCGCACCTTTTGAACGGTGATGACCTTTTGGGCTGTGCCCAGACCGGCACCGGCAAAACCGCCGCTTTCAGCTTGCCTTTGATCCAGCGCCTGCACGAGGCAGGTCCCGCGCACCCGGCCAAAGCCATCCGCGCCCTTATCTTGACCCCCACCCGCGAGCTGGCCTTGCAGATTGGCGACAGCATTAATTCCTACGGCCGGCACACCAAAATCAAACACACCGTGGTATTCGGTGGCGTGGGCCAGACGTCACAGGTAGAACAGATTAGACGCGGCGTTGACATTGTGGTGGCTACGCCCGGCAGATTGCTGGACCTCATGAACCAGGGCTTGCTGTCTTTGAAACACATTGAGACCTTTATCTTAGATGAAGCCGACCGCATGTTGGACATGGGCTTTATTCATGACGTGCGCAAGGTGATCGCGCAGATTCCGGCCAACCGCCAGACGCTGCTGTTCTCGGCCACCATGCCCCAGGAAATCCAGAAACTGTCGGCCAGTATCTTGCGTGACCCAATTTACGTGGAAGTGACCCCGGTTTCCAGCACCGCAGAGAAGATTGGCCAGAAAGTGTTCTTCGTGGAGAAAACCCACAAGAGAGCCCTGCTCAAGCATTTGCTCCAGGGCGAAGAAATCAAGCGCGCCCTGGTGTTTTCGCGCACCAAGCACGGCGCAGACCGCATTGCCAAAGAACTTTCTAAAGTAGGCATAGCGGCCCAGTCCATCCACGGCGACAAAGCCCAGAGCTCGCGCGTAAAAGCGCTCAACCAGTTCAAAAACCATGAACTGAAAGCCCTGGTGGCCACAGACATTGCCGCCCGCGGCATTGACGTAGATGACCTCACGCACGTGATCAACGTAGATCTGCCCAATGAACCAGAAACCTACGTGCACCGCATTGGCCGCACCGGACGCGCCGGCGCAGATGGTTTGGCGCTATCTTTCTGTGATGACACCGAGTTGCCTTACCTGCGTGACATTGAGAAGTTGACCAAGCAGAACATTCCCGTGGAAGAAGAGCAACCCTACCACGCAGATTACCAGAAATTGCCCATTGGCGGCGGCAAAGCCACTGACAAAGCCCGCTCTGCTGCCAACAAAGGCGGCGGTGGTGGCGGTCCAAGAACCGGCCAAGGCGGCGGCGGAAGAAGACCGGAGCAACGCCAAGGCCAACCTGCCGGCGGTGGCAACCGCAATTCCTCTTCCAGAGGCCGCGGCACCAGGTAA